GGGTCGCAGGCCGGAGGCGGAACCTCTTTTTGCCGACCGATACAACCCCGGTGCATGACCGAATCCGAAGTGGACTTGCAGACGGAGCAGTACGAAAGGCACCGCGAAGCCGGGAAGATTCTCGCGCAGGTGCGCGAAGAGACGGCCGAGCGCGTCGAGGTCGGCGTGAGCCACCTCGAGATCGCCCAGTACGCGGAGGATCGGATCCGCGAACTCGGCGGGAAACCCGCCTTCCCGGTCAACATCTCGATCGACGAGGAAGCCGCCCACGCGACGCCGTCGATCGGCGACGAGACGACGTTCGGCGAGGAGATGATCAACCTCGATATCGGCGTCCACATCGACGGCTGGCTCGCCGACACCGCGATCACCGTCGACCTCTCGGGCAACCCCGAACTCGCAGAGGCCTCCGAGCAGGCGCTCGAGGCCGCGATCGACGTGACCGAGCCGGGTATCGAGACCGGCGAGATCGGGGCCGAGATCGAGGACGTGATCGACGGCTACGGCTACAACCCCGTCGTCAATCTCACCGGGCACGGACTGGGTCACTGGGAACAACACACCAGTCCGAACATTCCGAACCGCGCCGTCTCGCAGGGAACGACGCTCGAGGTTGGCGACGTCGTGGCTATCGAACCCTTCGCGACCGACGGCGGCGGCAAAGTCACCGAGGGTGCCACCGAGGAAATCTTCTCGCTCGAGCGCGAGGGATCCGTTCGAAACCGCCAGGCGCGCGAGGCGCTCGAGCAGATCACCGAGGAGTTTCGGACGCTGCCCTTTGCCACGCGGTGGCTCGAAACCGACCGCGCGGAGATGGCGCTCCGTCGGCTCAAGCGCAACAACATCGTCCACGGCTATCCGGTGCTTCAGGAGGACGACGGCTTCCTCGTCAGTCAGAAAGAGCACACGGTGATCATCACCGAAGACGGCTGTGAAGTGACGACGGCGAGCGCGGGTCGCCAGTAATCAGCGATCGGCCGCGAGAGCGTATTCGTCGATTCGCCCCGGACGGCAAGAGAACGGGAGACCAAACGAGCGGGCAACGGGAAGCGGAGTTACTGTACCGATCGTCGCACCGGTCGGATCGCCGAGCGATCTCAAGCGTTGTTCATCCGCTGGCTCGCGCGTTTGCCACACCGCTGGCACTCGGCCACGCGGTAGGGCTCGCGCGAGAACTGCGCGTTCTCCTTTTTGAGGCTCTCGGTCCGAAT
The genomic region above belongs to Natronorubrum halophilum and contains:
- the map gene encoding type II methionyl aminopeptidase yields the protein MTESEVDLQTEQYERHREAGKILAQVREETAERVEVGVSHLEIAQYAEDRIRELGGKPAFPVNISIDEEAAHATPSIGDETTFGEEMINLDIGVHIDGWLADTAITVDLSGNPELAEASEQALEAAIDVTEPGIETGEIGAEIEDVIDGYGYNPVVNLTGHGLGHWEQHTSPNIPNRAVSQGTTLEVGDVVAIEPFATDGGGKVTEGATEEIFSLEREGSVRNRQAREALEQITEEFRTLPFATRWLETDRAEMALRRLKRNNIVHGYPVLQEDDGFLVSQKEHTVIITEDGCEVTTASAGRQ
- a CDS encoding DUF7835 family putative zinc beta-ribbon protein; this encodes MATTDDSFNGMTEHCDDCGLETLHEVSVQIRTESLKKENAQFSREPYRVAECQRCGKRASQRMNNA